The following proteins are co-located in the Anaerolineales bacterium genome:
- a CDS encoding carbohydrate ABC transporter permease produces the protein MNPRMTRRLTRPLLYLMLIFMALFFLMPVYLLLITGLKSFAEVDLQRMWALPKGIHFDNFILAFEKLSPHLWNSMRMVIPAAIISSVVGSLNGYVFSKWKFKYSDVIFTFLLFGMFIPYQAILIPLVIFMEKLGLRGSISGLVLVHVIYGIAITTLIFRNYYAGVPTEVLEAGRIDGAGFVGLYRHVVFPLSIPAFVVVLIWQFTQAYNDFLFAVVLTGNRTWPVTVALNNLAGSQIVQWNVQMAGALLTALPTLLIYIFLGRYFLRGLMAGALKG, from the coding sequence ATGAACCCTCGGATGACCCGGCGGCTCACCCGCCCCTTGTTGTACCTGATGCTGATCTTCATGGCGCTCTTCTTCCTAATGCCGGTCTACCTGCTGCTGATCACCGGTCTGAAGAGCTTCGCCGAGGTCGACCTGCAGCGGATGTGGGCGCTGCCCAAGGGCATTCACTTCGACAACTTCATCCTGGCCTTCGAGAAGCTGTCCCCCCATCTGTGGAACAGCATGCGGATGGTCATCCCCGCCGCCATCATCTCGTCGGTCGTGGGTTCGCTCAACGGCTACGTGTTCTCCAAGTGGAAGTTCAAGTATTCCGACGTCATCTTCACCTTCCTGCTCTTCGGGATGTTCATCCCCTACCAGGCGATTCTGATCCCGTTGGTGATCTTCATGGAGAAGCTCGGCCTGCGCGGATCGATCAGCGGCCTGGTTCTGGTGCACGTGATCTACGGGATCGCCATCACGACCCTGATCTTCCGCAACTACTACGCCGGCGTCCCGACCGAGGTGCTGGAAGCCGGGCGCATCGACGGCGCCGGGTTCGTCGGGCTGTATCGCCACGTGGTCTTCCCGCTCTCGATCCCGGCCTTTGTCGTGGTGCTGATTTGGCAGTTCACCCAGGCCTACAACGACTTCCTGTTCGCCGTAGTGCTGACCGGCAACCGCACCTGGCCGGTGACGGTGGCCTTGAACAACCTGGCCGGCAGCCAGATCGTGCAGTGGAACGTGCAGATGGCCGGCGCCTTGCTGACCGCCCTGCCGACGCTGCTGATCTACATCTTCCTGGGGCGGTATTTCCTGCGCGGCCTGATGGCCGGTGCGCTGAAAGGATAG
- a CDS encoding sugar ABC transporter permease, whose amino-acid sequence MTATPVPARAAAPRPRRYVNRDQVLAILVVMPSIVATAIFVYGFIGWTLRVSLSNWTGLMPDYSFAGLRQYLELARDARFAIDVRNTAVFTTIFLTSCLALGLFLAILLDQKLKGENFFRSVFLFPMAISFIVTGVVWRWLMNPATGTRITGINLLFQQLGLGALISRWHLTDPPWGIAFVAVPAVWQMAGFTMALYLGGLRAISEDLREAARVDGASEFQMYRYVIMPLLNPVTLSAVIILGHISLKIFDLIVAISQNNIALDVPGVYMWRATFDANNYGRGAAIGIIMLLTIAVLIVPYLVYSMRSEEQQ is encoded by the coding sequence ATGACAGCCACGCCGGTTCCTGCCCGTGCCGCCGCCCCCCGCCCGCGGCGCTACGTCAACCGCGATCAGGTATTGGCGATCCTGGTCGTGATGCCGTCGATCGTGGCCACGGCCATCTTCGTCTACGGCTTCATCGGCTGGACGCTGCGCGTCTCGCTCAGCAACTGGACCGGCCTGATGCCCGACTACTCGTTCGCCGGACTGCGGCAGTACCTGGAGCTGGCCCGGGACGCCCGCTTCGCGATCGACGTCCGCAACACCGCGGTCTTCACCACCATCTTCCTCACGAGCTGCCTGGCCCTCGGCCTGTTCCTGGCGATCCTGCTGGATCAGAAACTCAAAGGCGAGAACTTCTTCCGCAGTGTGTTCCTGTTCCCGATGGCGATATCCTTCATCGTTACCGGCGTCGTCTGGCGCTGGTTGATGAACCCCGCCACCGGCACGCGCATCACCGGGATCAACTTGTTGTTCCAGCAGTTGGGACTCGGCGCCCTGATCAGCCGCTGGCATCTAACCGATCCTCCGTGGGGCATCGCCTTCGTGGCTGTCCCGGCGGTCTGGCAAATGGCCGGCTTTACCATGGCCCTGTACCTAGGAGGCTTGCGGGCGATCTCCGAAGACCTGCGCGAGGCGGCCCGCGTCGACGGCGCAAGCGAGTTCCAGATGTACCGCTATGTCATCATGCCGTTGCTCAATCCGGTCACCTTGAGCGCAGTCATCATTCTGGGACACATCTCGCTGAAGATCTTCGACCTGATCGTGGCCATCAGCCAGAACAACATCGCCCTCGATGTTCCCGGCGTCTACATGTGGAGGGCGACCTTCGACGCGAACAACTACGGCCGAGGCGCCGCCATCGGGATCATCATGCTGCTCACCATCGCCGTATTGATCGTTCCTTATCTGGTGTACAGCATGCGGTCGGAGGAGCAGCAATGA